One part of the Gossypium raimondii isolate GPD5lz chromosome 1, ASM2569854v1, whole genome shotgun sequence genome encodes these proteins:
- the LOC105786465 gene encoding uncharacterized protein LOC105786465 isoform X1 translates to MSPLSNDYKALFELKSKQMYYNNEVQSIRDEVIGEIGIHQELTNVLYQLLFQACHERDEAKQQLKQSMVEISKLKKLLNKLLPSSNFSAETNSSDDVSLTADDCTHRKTLKASLVENSGCRIPVRKCYSIGNVIDALNEGRPLLVKGRLFEAVIDTPPLLETLMIMGHLPNWRNPPPLPFNLVVNEISNSQTLNYKKSSDVNDGSFWRTIYEWCGFWFIY, encoded by the exons ATGTCTCCATTGTCGAATGATTACAAG GCCTTGTTTGAACTAAAATCAAAGCAAATGTACTACAACAATGAAGTACAAtcaataagagatgaagttatAGGTGAAATTGGGATACACCAAGAACTAACCAATGTATTATATCAGCTATTATTTCAAGCCTGCCATGAAAGAGACGAAGCTAAACAGCAATTGAAGCAATCAATGGTGGAAATCTCCAAATTGAAGAAATTACTCAACAAACTGTTACCATCATCCAACTTTTCAGCCGAAACCAATTCTTCCGACGACGTTTCATTGACGGCGGATGATTGTACTCATCGGAAAACGTTGAAAGCTTCATTGGTTGAAAATTCCGGTTGTCGGATTCCCGTCAGAAAATGTTATTCTATCGGAAATGTAATTGATGCCCTTAATGAAGGAAGGCCGTTGCTGGTGAAAGGGAGGTTATTTGAAGCTGTTATTGATACTCCGCCATTGTTGGAGACGCTTATGATTATGGGTCACCTTCCTAATTGGCGAAACCCTCCGCCATTGCCGTTTAATCTTGTTGTTAATGAAATCTCTAATTCCCAAACATTGAACTATAAGAAGTCTAGTGATGTAAATGATGGTAGTTTTTGGCGAACAATTTATGAATGGTGtggtttttggtttatttattaa
- the LOC105786465 gene encoding uncharacterized protein LOC105786465 isoform X2, producing the protein MSPLSNDYKLLFQACHERDEAKQQLKQSMVEISKLKKLLNKLLPSSNFSAETNSSDDVSLTADDCTHRKTLKASLVENSGCRIPVRKCYSIGNVIDALNEGRPLLVKGRLFEAVIDTPPLLETLMIMGHLPNWRNPPPLPFNLVVNEISNSQTLNYKKSSDVNDGSFWRTIYEWCGFWFIY; encoded by the exons ATGTCTCCATTGTCGAATGATTACAAG CTATTATTTCAAGCCTGCCATGAAAGAGACGAAGCTAAACAGCAATTGAAGCAATCAATGGTGGAAATCTCCAAATTGAAGAAATTACTCAACAAACTGTTACCATCATCCAACTTTTCAGCCGAAACCAATTCTTCCGACGACGTTTCATTGACGGCGGATGATTGTACTCATCGGAAAACGTTGAAAGCTTCATTGGTTGAAAATTCCGGTTGTCGGATTCCCGTCAGAAAATGTTATTCTATCGGAAATGTAATTGATGCCCTTAATGAAGGAAGGCCGTTGCTGGTGAAAGGGAGGTTATTTGAAGCTGTTATTGATACTCCGCCATTGTTGGAGACGCTTATGATTATGGGTCACCTTCCTAATTGGCGAAACCCTCCGCCATTGCCGTTTAATCTTGTTGTTAATGAAATCTCTAATTCCCAAACATTGAACTATAAGAAGTCTAGTGATGTAAATGATGGTAGTTTTTGGCGAACAATTTATGAATGGTGtggtttttggtttatttattaa
- the LOC105786466 gene encoding ras-related protein RABE1c, protein MAAPPARARADYDYLIKLLLIGDSGVGKSCLLLRFSDGSFTTSFITTIGIDFKIRTIELDGKRIKLQIWDTAGQERFRTITTAYYRGAMGILLVYDVTDESSFNNIRNWIRNIEQHASDNVNKILVGNKADMDESKRAVPTSKGQALADEYGIKFFETSAKTNLNVEEVFFSIARDIKQRLADTDSKSEPQTIKINQGDQAAGGAAPAQKSACCG, encoded by the exons atGGCTGCTCCACCCGCAAGAGCTCGAGCCGATTACGACTATCTCATAAAGCTCCTTTTGATCGGCGACAGCg GTGTGGGTAAGAGTTGCCTCCTTTTGCGTTTTTCGGATGGCTCATTTACTACAAGTTTTATCACAACCATTGG AATCGACTTTAAGATTAGGACTATAGAGCTTGATGGAAAAAGGATCAAACTGCAAATTTGGGATACTGCTGGGCAAGAGCGGTTTCGGACTATTACAACTG CTTACTACCGTGGAGCCATGGGCATTTTGCTCGTCTATGATGTGACTGATGAGTCATCTTTCAATA ACATTAGAAACTGGATTCGTAATATTGAACAGCATGCTTCGGACAATGTCAACAAAATTCTGGTGGGTAATAAGGCTGATATGGACGAAAGCAAAAGG GCCGTCCCTACCTCAAAGGGCCAAGCTCTTGCCGATGAATACGGCATCAAGTTCTTCGAAACT AGTGCAAAAACAAACTTAAACGTTGAGGAGGTTTTCTTTTCAATAGCCAGGGACATTAAACAAAGACTTGCCGATACTGACTCAAAGTCTGAG CCACAGACGATCAAAATTAACCAAGGCGACCAAGCAGCAGGAGGTGCAGCGCCCGCTCAAAAATCAGCTTGCTGCGGTTGA